From Nitrospirota bacterium, one genomic window encodes:
- the queA gene encoding tRNA preQ1(34) S-adenosylmethionine ribosyltransferase-isomerase QueA codes for MQLSEFDFPFDSSLIATHPVLPRDHARLLVLQPHTQSLAHRRVDDLPELLQPGDLLVVNNTKVLAARVVGRKRPSSAEVEILFVKDLGDATWEVLIKGTFRPGQTIEMDAAASAVVIERGSARTTVRVESPVPFVEWLREHGRMPLPPYLKRAPTDQDREWYQTLFAQHEGAIAAPTAGLHFTEELLARLQRRGIGLTSVTLHVGIGTFKPVKVDHIEDHQMGAEWIEVGAEAVRAIEHARAAGGRIVAVGTTAVRALETAARADGQVRPYRGETDIFMTPGYSFKVIDALFTNFHLPRTTLLMLVSALAGTEFLREAYAEAVRERYRFYSYGDAMLIV; via the coding sequence ATGCAGCTCTCCGAGTTCGACTTTCCGTTCGACTCCTCGTTGATTGCGACGCATCCGGTTCTTCCACGCGATCATGCGAGGCTGCTCGTTCTGCAGCCGCACACACAGTCGCTTGCCCATCGACGCGTTGACGACTTGCCTGAGCTGCTTCAGCCCGGCGATCTCCTCGTGGTCAACAATACGAAGGTGTTGGCCGCGCGCGTGGTTGGACGGAAGCGTCCTTCCAGTGCGGAGGTCGAGATCCTTTTTGTGAAAGATCTTGGGGATGCGACATGGGAAGTGTTGATCAAGGGAACGTTTCGTCCAGGACAGACCATCGAGATGGATGCAGCGGCCTCTGCGGTGGTGATCGAGCGTGGCTCGGCCAGAACCACGGTGCGGGTGGAGAGTCCGGTTCCGTTCGTTGAATGGTTACGGGAGCATGGCCGAATGCCGCTTCCGCCCTATTTAAAACGAGCACCGACTGATCAAGATCGGGAATGGTACCAAACGCTGTTTGCGCAACATGAAGGTGCGATTGCCGCACCGACGGCCGGGCTCCATTTTACCGAGGAGTTGCTGGCAAGGCTGCAACGGCGAGGAATCGGTCTCACGAGCGTCACGCTCCATGTCGGTATCGGAACCTTCAAGCCGGTGAAGGTCGATCACATCGAAGACCATCAGATGGGCGCAGAATGGATCGAGGTTGGGGCAGAGGCGGTTCGTGCCATCGAACATGCGCGGGCGGCTGGTGGACGGATCGTCGCGGTCGGGACTACCGCGGTGCGTGCGCTCGAAACGGCGGCTCGTGCTGACGGCCAGGTCAGGCCCTATCGAGGCGAGACGGACATCTTCATGACGCCAGGGTATTCATTCAAGGTGATCGACGCGCTCTTCACGAATTTTCACCTGCCGCGCACCACATTGTTGATGCTGGTTTCCGCGTTGGCCGGGACGGAATTTCTTCGAGAGGCCTATGCCGAGGCAGTTCGCGAGCGGTATCGTTTTTACAGTTATGGCGATGCGATGCTGATTGTGTAG
- a CDS encoding SurA N-terminal domain-containing protein — translation MIKLMREASHSYPWLLKSIMGIIALAFVITMGWWGFGEQSGAVVASVGDLTVSRDEFRRAYENTYRFYKDKVPGEFKDETIKQFVVDQLIDNRTWLIAAKNMGLTVADEDLREVIMQIPDFQKNGAFDPEIYKRLLAANHLTPAIFEAMEAKEVLSNKARLVIRDAVALTPAELAEAQALTVRQTESDPAKAAAAKDRALQDVLFQKQQRALMAYTESLKTTLPITIHRELL, via the coding sequence ATGATCAAATTGATGCGTGAAGCGTCCCATAGTTATCCCTGGCTCCTCAAGTCCATCATGGGGATTATCGCCCTCGCCTTCGTCATCACCATGGGCTGGTGGGGATTTGGCGAACAGTCCGGCGCCGTCGTGGCCTCAGTCGGAGACCTCACCGTATCCCGCGACGAGTTTCGACGGGCCTACGAAAATACCTACCGCTTCTACAAGGATAAAGTTCCCGGAGAGTTCAAGGACGAAACGATCAAGCAGTTTGTTGTGGATCAACTCATCGATAATCGGACCTGGCTCATCGCGGCCAAAAACATGGGCCTCACCGTGGCGGACGAGGATCTGCGCGAAGTCATCATGCAGATCCCCGACTTTCAAAAAAACGGCGCATTTGACCCGGAGATCTACAAACGACTCCTGGCAGCGAACCATCTGACGCCCGCGATATTTGAAGCCATGGAAGCGAAAGAAGTGCTGAGCAACAAAGCCCGGCTGGTCATCCGTGACGCCGTAGCCCTGACCCCCGCCGAACTTGCCGAGGCACAGGCCCTCACTGTGCGGCAAACGGAGTCGGACCCGGCAAAGGCCGCCGCTGCCAAGGACCGTGCGTTACAGGACGTCCTCTTTCAAAAGCAACAACGCGCGCTGATGGCCTATACCGAATCGCTCAAAACGACGCTACCCATCACCATTCACCGCGAGCTCTTGTAA
- the mrdA gene encoding penicillin-binding protein 2: protein MATAGLHDSELGELQRRLIILRVGLLLVVALLALRLWHLQIREGPYYRDLSENNRTRSVIMEPARGLIYDRNGVLLANNVPSFTLYVSLEDVKNRELLIEQLTNLLGLDEALVRKKLTARGSKQLPRKVKDRLSLREATLIESHRLDLPGVMVQVESQRNYPGGVTASHLLGYVGEVSPEQLEKPEFADLHQGSIVGQYGVEKFFDRLVRGQAGQKSIEVDALGHEKRTVVVEQAHAGDNLYLTIDVRLQKVAESLLGEESGAIVALDPRTGDVLAMASRPGFDPNVLSRELTPKQWAEIVQNEGRPLNNRASQGQYPPGSVFKVMMAAAALESNTVTPSTTIHCNGGYQFGRRLYHDWKAGGHGSVDLRRALIQSCDVYFYTVGQRMGIETMASFAHMFGLGEETGIELPSERIGIVPSSAWKQKAKNEPWLPGETISASIGQGYVNVTPLQMASLIGTVANDGVTFRPRLVRAVMDRATGALEERPAVPKRTLKLRPEILPLIKEALAGVVTEGTATRAKSALVTIAGKTGTAQTTALGKDKKAEKDIPKKFRDHAWFVAFAPVDAPTIAVAVLGEHMGHGGSASAPLAKVLIETYVKLNLPAPAAVPDGAVAREADAGGQETR from the coding sequence ATGGCAACAGCTGGTCTGCACGATTCTGAACTTGGTGAGCTCCAACGCCGGCTGATTATTCTGCGCGTGGGGTTGCTGCTCGTCGTGGCCTTATTGGCGTTACGGCTCTGGCATTTGCAGATTCGTGAAGGTCCCTACTACCGCGATCTCTCCGAGAACAACCGTACACGTTCCGTCATCATGGAGCCGGCTCGAGGCCTGATCTACGATCGCAACGGAGTGTTGCTGGCGAACAATGTCCCCAGTTTTACCCTCTATGTCTCGCTCGAAGACGTCAAGAATCGCGAGCTTCTCATCGAGCAACTGACCAATCTCTTGGGCCTGGACGAGGCCCTCGTGAGGAAGAAGCTGACGGCTCGCGGCAGCAAACAACTGCCGCGCAAGGTGAAGGATCGTCTCTCGCTTCGAGAGGCGACACTCATCGAGTCGCACCGTCTGGATTTGCCGGGCGTGATGGTGCAAGTCGAATCGCAGCGGAACTACCCCGGCGGCGTCACGGCCTCGCATCTGTTGGGGTACGTCGGGGAGGTCTCGCCCGAGCAGTTAGAAAAACCTGAGTTTGCCGACCTGCACCAGGGCAGCATTGTCGGGCAATATGGCGTAGAGAAATTTTTCGACCGGCTCGTGCGCGGGCAGGCCGGGCAGAAAAGTATTGAAGTCGATGCGTTAGGCCACGAGAAACGAACCGTGGTTGTGGAGCAGGCCCATGCCGGGGATAATTTATACCTCACGATCGATGTGCGGCTGCAAAAAGTGGCGGAAAGCCTCTTGGGGGAGGAGTCGGGTGCGATTGTCGCGCTTGATCCCAGGACGGGTGATGTCTTGGCCATGGCCAGCCGTCCCGGTTTCGATCCGAATGTCCTTTCGCGGGAACTCACGCCGAAACAATGGGCAGAGATCGTGCAAAATGAAGGGCGCCCATTGAACAATCGCGCCTCGCAAGGCCAGTACCCGCCTGGCTCAGTCTTCAAAGTGATGATGGCCGCTGCAGCGTTAGAGTCCAATACGGTCACGCCGTCGACGACGATTCATTGTAATGGAGGGTATCAGTTCGGGCGGCGGCTCTATCACGACTGGAAGGCCGGCGGGCATGGCTCGGTCGATCTCCGGCGCGCGCTCATACAATCGTGCGATGTGTATTTCTACACGGTCGGACAGCGGATGGGGATTGAGACGATGGCCTCCTTCGCCCATATGTTCGGGTTGGGTGAGGAGACAGGGATCGAGCTGCCGTCAGAACGGATTGGAATCGTGCCTTCTTCGGCTTGGAAGCAGAAAGCCAAGAATGAGCCCTGGTTGCCGGGCGAAACGATCTCGGCATCGATTGGACAGGGTTATGTCAACGTGACCCCGCTCCAGATGGCGAGTTTGATCGGTACGGTTGCAAACGATGGCGTGACCTTTCGTCCGCGATTGGTCAGGGCCGTGATGGATCGGGCGACCGGAGCACTTGAAGAAAGACCTGCGGTCCCTAAGCGCACCTTGAAGCTGAGGCCTGAAATTCTGCCATTGATCAAAGAGGCGTTGGCCGGGGTGGTGACAGAGGGCACAGCCACGCGGGCGAAGTCGGCGTTGGTGACCATTGCCGGAAAGACCGGTACGGCGCAGACGACGGCGTTGGGGAAAGACAAAAAGGCGGAAAAAGATATTCCCAAGAAGTTTCGCGATCATGCCTGGTTTGTGGCCTTCGCCCCGGTCGACGCGCCCACGATTGCCGTTGCGGTGCTGGGTGAACATATGGGCCACGGAGGGTCCGCTTCGGCCCCCCTCGCCAAAGTGCTGATCGAGACCTATGTGAAGTTGAATCTCCCCGCTCCTGCCGCTGTGCCGGATGGTGCCGTGGCGCGGGAAGCGGATGCCGGAGGACAGGAAACGAGATGA
- a CDS encoding SpoIID/LytB domain-containing protein — protein sequence MDISSVKSFKGALCQAIAVGACLLGLSSATEAAQSIRVLLSANVSQFDVRADRPLWVTDAKGHSQTLRTLVHVQVGEHGFLLNGVPVPTERLTLQGGEQGLTLTFPRPTRKSHGAAVSSGDSGVAISVGGLIHLVRKGKGFLVINRVDFEEYVKGVVPAEVSSAWHPEMLKAQAVAARTYALYQQMLSATRDYDVAATVQDQVYRGKQGVDAGILRAVEDTRGLVVTYEDAPIYAAFSSTAAGLTEDAMNVWSKEYPYLKGVECPFDLASPYYQWKSSFKVDTLEQNLRQQGFSVGTIATMTPLSFSRGGRVATLRILHSGGELILRGEELRKAVGYTIIPSTQFAIESIGREVVLSGFGAGHAVGMCQWGAKELAELGYPFSTILRYYYPGTELQNMTLTKPPTPPSS from the coding sequence ATGGATATTTCGTCGGTGAAGTCATTCAAGGGTGCATTGTGCCAGGCTATCGCGGTCGGAGCCTGTCTTCTCGGCCTGTCCTCTGCCACGGAGGCTGCGCAGTCGATTCGTGTCCTGTTGTCAGCGAATGTCTCACAGTTCGATGTCCGTGCAGACCGCCCTCTGTGGGTGACGGATGCCAAAGGGCATAGCCAGACGCTGCGCACGTTGGTCCATGTTCAAGTCGGGGAGCATGGCTTCCTTTTGAACGGCGTCCCTGTGCCGACGGAGCGGTTGACGCTGCAGGGTGGAGAACAAGGCCTCACGTTGACCTTCCCGCGGCCTACCAGGAAGTCTCACGGGGCGGCGGTATCCTCTGGCGATTCCGGCGTGGCGATCTCGGTGGGTGGCCTTATTCACCTTGTGCGGAAAGGGAAAGGGTTTCTCGTTATCAACCGGGTCGATTTTGAAGAATACGTGAAAGGGGTCGTGCCAGCAGAGGTCAGTTCGGCCTGGCATCCTGAGATGCTGAAGGCCCAGGCGGTCGCGGCTCGAACCTATGCGCTCTATCAACAGATGTTGAGCGCGACACGCGACTACGACGTGGCGGCGACGGTGCAAGACCAAGTCTATCGGGGCAAGCAGGGGGTTGATGCCGGGATTCTTCGCGCAGTCGAAGACACTCGCGGGCTTGTCGTCACCTATGAGGATGCGCCGATCTATGCTGCGTTCTCATCGACGGCGGCCGGACTGACAGAAGATGCCATGAATGTGTGGTCCAAGGAGTATCCCTATCTGAAGGGCGTAGAATGTCCCTTTGACCTTGCCTCGCCCTACTATCAATGGAAATCCTCCTTCAAAGTCGATACTCTTGAACAGAACTTGCGGCAGCAGGGATTTTCCGTGGGAACGATTGCGACGATGACCCCGCTTTCATTCAGCCGCGGAGGGCGAGTCGCGACGCTGCGCATCCTGCACTCCGGGGGGGAGCTCATCCTTCGAGGCGAAGAGTTGCGGAAAGCGGTCGGCTACACCATTATCCCCAGTACGCAGTTTGCCATCGAGTCGATCGGGCGAGAGGTGGTGTTGTCGGGATTTGGTGCAGGGCACGCCGTCGGCATGTGTCAGTGGGGCGCAAAAGAACTGGCCGAGCTGGGGTACCCCTTCTCGACGATTCTTCGGTATTACTACCCCGGCACGGAATTGCAGAATATGACGTTGACTAAACCTCCGACCCCGCCGTCTTCCTGA
- a CDS encoding rod shape-determining protein translates to MGFASDIFGWFSNDLAIDLGTASTLVYVHGKGIVLNEPSVVAVEKKTERVLAVGTEAKRMLGRTPGNIIAVRPMKEGVIADFEMAEQMLKRFIQKAHNRSAFVRPRIIIGVPSRITQVEQRAVRDSAELAGAREVYLIEEPVAAAIGAGLPITEPSGNMVVDIGGGTTDIAVISLGGIVYSESVKVAGDRMDDAIMNYIKKKYNLLIGEHMAERIKFEIGSAYPFEERKTMMIKGRDLISGIPRTLVVDDSEIREALQEPIGTIVNAIKVALENTPPELAGDIIDRGIVLTGGGSLLKGMDTRFREETNLPIITVDDPLTSVVLGVGKILDELDLLAKVSVMSQANTYR, encoded by the coding sequence GTGGGCTTTGCAAGTGACATCTTCGGGTGGTTCTCAAACGACCTGGCCATCGACCTGGGGACGGCGTCGACGCTCGTCTATGTGCATGGGAAAGGGATCGTCCTGAACGAACCCTCGGTCGTCGCGGTTGAGAAAAAGACCGAACGAGTACTTGCGGTCGGCACGGAAGCGAAACGAATGTTGGGGCGCACGCCCGGCAATATTATTGCGGTGCGGCCGATGAAAGAAGGCGTGATCGCCGATTTCGAAATGGCCGAGCAGATGTTGAAGCGGTTTATTCAGAAAGCGCACAACCGCAGCGCGTTTGTGCGTCCGCGCATCATTATCGGCGTGCCGTCGCGTATCACGCAGGTTGAGCAGCGGGCGGTCCGTGACTCGGCCGAATTGGCCGGAGCCCGCGAAGTATATCTGATCGAAGAACCGGTGGCGGCGGCGATCGGTGCGGGTCTTCCGATCACGGAGCCCTCCGGCAACATGGTGGTCGATATCGGCGGCGGTACGACCGATATCGCCGTGATTTCGCTCGGTGGGATCGTCTATAGCGAGTCCGTGAAAGTGGCAGGCGATCGTATGGACGATGCGATCATGAATTACATTAAGAAGAAATACAATCTCCTCATCGGTGAACATATGGCGGAGCGGATCAAGTTCGAAATCGGATCCGCCTATCCCTTTGAGGAACGCAAGACTATGATGATCAAGGGGCGCGACTTGATTTCCGGAATTCCCCGCACGTTGGTGGTGGATGACTCGGAAATCCGGGAAGCGTTGCAGGAGCCGATCGGGACAATCGTCAACGCGATTAAAGTGGCACTGGAGAATACCCCGCCGGAGTTGGCGGGAGACATTATCGATCGTGGCATCGTTCTCACGGGCGGGGGATCTCTGCTGAAGGGCATGGATACGCGCTTTCGAGAGGAAACGAATCTGCCGATCATCACCGTGGACGATCCCCTGACTTCAGTTGTGTTAGGAGTCGGGAAAATCCTCGATGAGCTGGATCTGCTAGCCAAAGTGTCGGTCATGTCTCAGGCCAATACGTACCGATAA
- the mreC gene encoding rod shape-determining protein MreC — protein sequence MWMVNSRFSSGARRLAFACFALLVAALFLLPGQIQGLLQYLDGPVGHVVRVPLEAVASIDTGIADRWQQYVALQGVREENLQLRKDMESLRGQNSQLRESAAATERLTALLQFKEQALPTMVAAQVIGRDATNRYRAIILNKGESDGIKPDMGVITPAGVVGRVVKTTGASSVVLLITDPNNAIAGLIQRTRDEGIVEGTQQGLAQLKYIPLLSTLRDGDRVVTSGLVGGFPRGLALGTITHIDKQEGALFQSAELMPEVDVGRVEEVLVIQASYGQSTKAMGGMDLPGKPSP from the coding sequence ATGTGGATGGTAAACTCTCGTTTTTCCTCCGGTGCCAGACGTCTGGCGTTTGCCTGCTTCGCATTGCTCGTGGCGGCGCTTTTCCTGCTTCCCGGTCAAATCCAAGGACTCTTACAATATCTGGATGGGCCAGTCGGACACGTCGTGCGTGTTCCGCTTGAGGCCGTTGCATCGATCGATACGGGCATCGCCGATCGGTGGCAGCAGTATGTGGCGTTGCAAGGGGTCCGGGAAGAGAATCTGCAATTACGGAAAGACATGGAGTCGTTGCGCGGGCAAAACAGCCAGTTGCGCGAGTCGGCTGCCGCCACTGAACGATTGACGGCCTTGCTGCAATTTAAGGAGCAAGCGCTTCCGACCATGGTGGCCGCGCAAGTCATCGGGCGTGATGCCACGAACCGCTATCGTGCCATCATCCTCAATAAGGGCGAGAGCGACGGAATCAAGCCGGACATGGGGGTGATCACGCCCGCTGGCGTCGTCGGGCGTGTGGTGAAAACGACGGGCGCATCCTCGGTGGTGCTCTTGATCACGGATCCGAACAACGCCATTGCCGGTCTCATTCAGCGGACAAGAGACGAAGGTATTGTGGAAGGGACCCAGCAGGGGCTGGCCCAGTTGAAATATATTCCGTTGCTCTCGACGCTTCGCGATGGCGATCGGGTCGTGACGTCGGGTCTGGTCGGAGGTTTCCCGCGCGGCCTCGCACTCGGCACGATTACACATATCGACAAGCAGGAAGGCGCATTGTTTCAATCGGCTGAGCTCATGCCGGAAGTCGATGTCGGCCGGGTCGAGGAAGTGTTGGTGATTCAGGCATCGTACGGACAGTCGACGAAGGCGATGGGAGGAATGGATCTTCCCGGAAAGCCGTCGCCATGA
- a CDS encoding RDD family protein codes for MAEEVRGGHSVGAGIYPKAQVLNRCIAKLIDVFIVAAADQMIVPVGFLAGLAYILIADGFAGGRSIGKRLIGLQTVLPDRREAAGFRESIIRNLPFAVAQLAFAVPYVGWIVSVAIMALEGVLIIGNEQGRRLGDEIAGTQVLDAGRLALPD; via the coding sequence TTGGCCGAGGAGGTTCGCGGAGGTCATTCAGTCGGTGCCGGGATCTATCCGAAGGCGCAGGTCCTGAACCGATGTATTGCCAAGCTCATCGACGTATTCATCGTGGCAGCAGCCGATCAAATGATCGTGCCAGTAGGTTTTCTGGCAGGATTGGCGTATATACTGATTGCTGATGGATTTGCCGGCGGGCGCAGCATCGGGAAACGGTTGATCGGTCTCCAGACGGTGCTCCCAGACCGGCGTGAGGCTGCAGGATTTCGGGAATCCATTATTCGCAATTTGCCCTTTGCGGTCGCGCAATTAGCTTTTGCCGTCCCGTATGTGGGATGGATTGTATCGGTCGCTATCATGGCGCTCGAAGGGGTCTTGATCATTGGGAACGAACAGGGGCGGCGTCTTGGTGACGAGATAGCCGGTACTCAGGTGCTAGATGCGGGTCGACTGGCGTTGCCCGACTGA
- a CDS encoding DUF2905 domain-containing protein — translation MAEWGSLGKVLVIVGLCIALAGLLLLIIDPVPGAGSLLGWFGKLPGDISIRRDNFSFSFPLATSLLLSILLSLVFFLVSWIFRR, via the coding sequence GAAAGTCCTCGTGATCGTAGGGCTGTGCATCGCCTTGGCCGGTCTGTTGCTGTTGATCATCGATCCTGTTCCTGGAGCTGGGAGTCTCTTGGGATGGTTCGGGAAGTTGCCCGGGGACATCTCCATTCGGCGAGACAACTTCAGCTTCTCGTTTCCCCTCGCGACCAGTCTGCTCCTCAGCATCCTTCTGAGTCTGGTATTCTTTCTCGTATCATGGATATTTCGTCGGTGA